A genomic segment from Antedon mediterranea chromosome 6, ecAntMedi1.1, whole genome shotgun sequence encodes:
- the LOC140052210 gene encoding uncharacterized protein isoform X1 produces MSEIIPSRPIFSSQSKADSSVKKNSKKRKKNGKVKAGGKKKKNDSKKVEKKSNDDQEADEDSDVDLNKELKTIGAYISNRDEMLEHVFKSVKEHKLKTLLPDILKNIPVDELKELCCHQLEGMSKKRIRHILAGEEMNSSSGTEESLSDDGRMAEKEIQQEPQTRDTSPDTSTVVHSTCDSQQGDGEMSVGSTQDLMAGSMASTSDARHAADVIELEDSSPIRSEEEEDEKEEKLDETEEENESVTSEDMEEGSEDGELRSVQQNVEGQAGSSTQEHMETLPDKSRIEEDPNVSGNIIDWEEEQGGNEVKEGGENEVKERVGNEDRERVENEDRERVENEVGVGQALSNSEQDNLSCVVKPNEQSEGSKPSSELEILELELRARAIRSLMQKVAQNKESK; encoded by the exons ATGTCCGAAATTATTCCTTCAAGACCAATTTTTTCAAGTCAAAGTAAAGCTGATTcatctgttaaaaaaaattcaaagaaaagaaaaaagaatggCAAGGTCAAAGCTGGtggaaaaaagaagaagaatgatagtaaa AAGGTTGAGAAGAAATCTAACGATGACCAGGAAGCAGATGAAGATTCTGATGTGGACCTTAATAAAGAGCTGAAGACAATTGGTGCTTACATCAGTAATAGAGACGAGATGTTGGAACATGTCTTCAAATCAGTCAAGGAACACAAACTTAAAACACTCTTACCTGATATTCTTAAG aatATTCCAGTTGATGAGCTAAAAGAACTATGTTGCCACCAACTGGAGGGGATGTCTAAAAAGAGGATTCGACATATTCTTGCAG GGGAAGAAATGAACTCGTCGTCTGGTACAGAAGAATCTTTATCAGATGATGGTAGAATGGCAGAGAAAGAAATTCAACAGGAGCCTCAAACGAGGGATACAAGTCCAGATACCAGTACAGTGGTGCATTCAACGTGTGACAGTCAGCAGGGAGATGGAGAGATGAGTGTTGGCAGCACACAGGATTTGATGGCTGGTTCTATGGCGTCAACATCTGATGCTAGGCATGCTGCTGATG TTATTGAGCTTGAGGATAGCTCACCAATAAGGtcagaagaagaagaagatgaaaaagaaGAGAAGTTGGACGAAACAGAAGAAGAAAATGAATCTGTAACTAGTGAGGATATGGAAGAAGGAAGTGAAGATGGTGAATTAAGAAGTGTCCAGCAGAATGTCGAAGGTCAAGCTGGGTCATCAACCCAGGAACATATgg AAACTTTACCAGATAAGAGCAGAATAGAAGAGGATCCAAATGTGTCAGGTAATATTATTGATTGGGAAGAGGAACAGGGTGGAAATGAAGTCAAAGAAGGGGGTGAAAATGAGGTCAAAGAAAGGGTTGGAAATGAAGACAGAGAAAGGGTGGAAAATGAAGATAGAGAAAGGGTTGAAAATGAAGTCGGGGTAGGGCAAGCATTATCTAATTCGGAACAGGACAATCTTAGTTGTGTTGTGAAGCCTAATGAGCAATCAGAAGGCTCAAAACCTTCATCTGAGCTTGAAATTCTAGAGTTGGAACTGCGAGCACGAGCGATTCGTTCTTTGATGCAGAAAGTTGCTCAGAATAAGGAATCTAAATAA
- the LOC140051073 gene encoding H/ACA ribonucleoprotein complex subunit 1-like — MSYRGGGGGRGFGGGRGGGRGGGFRGGRGGGRGGGRGGYNNYNQGPPDYVVEIGNFAHPCQDELVCKGTNEKIPYFNAPIYLENKSQIGKVDEIFGHLMDYYFSVKLSGDMKANSFNKGEKFFIDPMKLLPLQRFLPGPKGAGGRGRGGRGGRGGGRGGRGGGGRGGFRGGGRGGGFRGGRGGGGGFRGGRGGGGGGFRGGRGGGVFKKY; from the exons ATGTCTTAtcgtggtggtggtggtggacgAGGGTTTGGCGGTGGCCGGGGTGGAGGTAGAGGTGGTGGCTTTagaggaggaagaggaggaggCCGTGGAGGTGGTCGTGGGGGTTATAATAATTACAACCAAGGCCCTCCTGATTATGTTGTTG aaattggaaattttgcTCATCCATGCCAAGATGAATTGGTCTGCAAAGGAACTAATGAGAAAATTCCGTACTTTAACGCACCAATATATTTAGAAAACAAGTCACAGATTGGCAAAGTCGACGAGATATTTGGCCACCTGATGGACTAT TATTTTTCTGTGAAACTGTCTGGAGATATGAAGGCAAACTCATTTAACAAAGGTGAAAAG TTCTTCATTGATCCAATGAAGTTATTACCACTGCAGCGGTTTCTACCTGGGCCAAAGGGAGCAGGAGGCAGAGGCCGTGGAGGTAGAGGTGGAAGAGGAGGAGGCCGTGGGGGTAGAGGTGGAGGAGGTCGTGGTGGTTTCCGTGGAGGCGGAAGGGGAGGAGGATTCCGAGGAGGAAGAGGTGGTGGTGGAGGTTTCCGTGGTGGTAGAGGTGGTGGAGGTGGTGGATTCAGAGGGGGCAGAGGTGGAG GTGTATTTAAAAAGTACTGA
- the LOC140051850 gene encoding transmembrane prolyl 4-hydroxylase-like: protein MESRFGNALLLPLTVFTFVHLINSEDFLHLPRLNPVSIGHEQTMHLESGRTLTIKTLAVNPPIFEIEDYLTNIECDHIIALAMASSKWTESTIKGKVDKDKEIRKFNFTQGDKNNDNLLDHLELWYVMPRLQNSLITIKSIPEFVQLYNYDVDGDEKLTNEEFDRIDINVAFQWIENKMKKDKKNVIRLSKQVWLNHDSDEVLRSLKTRVVSLTRLPKGVVDTSEQLQVAQYDVGGHYHGHFDTSKLDKRKCLHSRELDGIKLTEPYDAVKYRLCRYATLMYYLNDVDEGGETAFPVADNATVSEKVIRAGGNIGDLSNHCTDANLVVKPKKGKAVLWYNHLHNKDGWVGDKDPFSYHGGCDIVKGVKWIANHWITVDTDKQRHIRLMNLREKRYRGVERAKQEYNQKQEEQAMKQKETQPQQQEQRKKQHQNLRKHHNNQHLPQSELIGLEDKSYIRNEL from the exons ATGGAGTCAAGGTTTGGTAATGCACTCCTACTCCCCCTGACAGTATTTACCTTCGTTCACTTAATCAATTCAGAAGACTTTCTTCATTTACCTAGACTAAATCCAGTATCT ATTGGTCATGAGCAAACCATGCATTTGGAATCAGGAAGAACATTGACAATAAAAACACTTGCTGTAAATCCTCCAATATTTG AGATTGAAGATTATCTTACCAACATTGAATGCGATCATATCATAGCTTTAGCGATGGCGAGTTCAAAATGGACGGAAAGTACAATTAAAGGCAAAGTGGACAAAGACAAGGAAATTCGCAAGTTCAATTTTACACAAGGtgacaaaaataatgataaccTTTTAGATCATTTGGAACTTTGGTATGTTATGCCTCGCTTGCAGAATTCATTGATAACTATTAAGAGTATTCCAGAATTTGttcaattatataattatgacGTGGATGGAGACGAAAAGTTGACAAATGAAGAGTTTGATCGAATTGACATTAACGTAGCGTTTCAAtggattgaaaacaaaatgaaaaaagacaAGAAAAATGTGATCAGACTAAGCAAACAAGTGTGGCTAAACCACGATTCAGACGAGGTTTTACGGTCATTGAAAACCAG AGTTGTATCATTAACTAGACTACCTAAAGGTGTGGTTGACACAAGTGAACAATTACAA GTTGCACAGTACGATGTTGGTGGTCACTATCATGGTCATTTTGATACTTCAAAATTGGACAAACGAAAGTGCCTACATTCAAGAGAACTAGACGGTATAAAATTAACTGAGCCATACGATGCTGTTAAGTATCGACTTTGTAG atatGCTACACTAATGTATTACTTGAATGACGTTGATGAAGGCGGTGAGACAGCATTTCCAGTTGCTGACAATGCAACGGTTTCCGAAaag GTTATACGTGCTGGAGGGAATATTGGTGATTTGAGTAACCACTGTACAGACGCCAACTTGGTAGTAAAACCCAAAAAAGGCAAGGCTGTATTGTGGTATAATCATCTGCACAATAAGGATG GTTGGGTTGGTGATAAAGATCCTTTTTCTTACCACGGTGGATGTGACATTGTCAAAGGCGTGAAATGGATAGCCAATCACTGGATCACTGTGGATACAGACAAACAACGACACATTCGTTTGATGAACCTTCGGGAGAAACGATATAGAGGTGTTGAAAGAGCAAAACAGGAGTACAATCAAAAACAAGAAGAGCAGGCGATGAAACAAAAAGAGACGCAACCACAGCAACAGGAGCAACGGAAGAAACAACATCAAAATCTGCGCAAACATCACAACAATCAACATCTTCCTCAATCTGAATTAATAGGCCTAGAAGATAAATCATACATCAGAAATGaactatga
- the LOC140051386 gene encoding intraflagellar transport protein 25 homolog: MFDLALINAGAQVVLATSSDENHPPENMLDGSLQTFYATTGMFPQEFVISFQSLMNINKIKIHSLNVKDVSVSRSVQNDKTDFESLTEKSFTKSEGTLQNEEFSFEATTAHHLKFVIKSGYDLFTSIYRVHVDGNAIHQ; encoded by the exons ATGTTTGATTTAGCATTAATTAACGCAGGTGCGCAGGTTGTTTTAGCAACATCTAGTGATGAAAATCATCCACCAGAAAATATGCTTGATGG GAGTTTACAGACATTTTATGCAACAACCGGGATGTTTCCTCAGGAAtttgttatttcatttcaatcaCTGATgaacataaataaaatcaaaatacattCATTGAATG TAAAAGATGTTAGTGTTTCAAGAAGTGTGCAAAATGATAAGACAGACTTTGAATCGTTAACAGAAAAGTCATTTACAAAGTCCGAAGGAACTCTACAAAATGAAGAATTTAGT tttgaaGCAACCACAGCACACCATCTAAAGTTTGTTATAAAGTCAGGGTATGATTTGTTTACATCAATCTACCGTGTACATGTTGATGGAAATGCCATTCATCAGTAA
- the LOC140052210 gene encoding uncharacterized protein isoform X2, giving the protein MSEIIPSRPIFSSQSKADSSVKKNSKKRKKNGKVKAGGKKKKNDSKKVEKKSNDDQEADEDSDVDLNKELKTIGAYISNRDEMLEHVFKSVKEHKLKTLLPDILKNIPVDELKELCCHQLEGMSKKRIRHILAGEEMNSSSGTEESLSDDGRMAEKEIQQEPQTRDTSPDTSTVVHSTCDSQQGDGEMSVGSTQDLMAGSMASTSDARHAADVIELEDSSPIRSEEEEDEKEEKLDETEEENESVTSEDMEEGSEDGELRSVQQNVEGQAGSSTQEHMETLPDKSRIEEDPNVSGQKGLAVMVIVATTKS; this is encoded by the exons ATGTCCGAAATTATTCCTTCAAGACCAATTTTTTCAAGTCAAAGTAAAGCTGATTcatctgttaaaaaaaattcaaagaaaagaaaaaagaatggCAAGGTCAAAGCTGGtggaaaaaagaagaagaatgatagtaaa AAGGTTGAGAAGAAATCTAACGATGACCAGGAAGCAGATGAAGATTCTGATGTGGACCTTAATAAAGAGCTGAAGACAATTGGTGCTTACATCAGTAATAGAGACGAGATGTTGGAACATGTCTTCAAATCAGTCAAGGAACACAAACTTAAAACACTCTTACCTGATATTCTTAAG aatATTCCAGTTGATGAGCTAAAAGAACTATGTTGCCACCAACTGGAGGGGATGTCTAAAAAGAGGATTCGACATATTCTTGCAG GGGAAGAAATGAACTCGTCGTCTGGTACAGAAGAATCTTTATCAGATGATGGTAGAATGGCAGAGAAAGAAATTCAACAGGAGCCTCAAACGAGGGATACAAGTCCAGATACCAGTACAGTGGTGCATTCAACGTGTGACAGTCAGCAGGGAGATGGAGAGATGAGTGTTGGCAGCACACAGGATTTGATGGCTGGTTCTATGGCGTCAACATCTGATGCTAGGCATGCTGCTGATG TTATTGAGCTTGAGGATAGCTCACCAATAAGGtcagaagaagaagaagatgaaaaagaaGAGAAGTTGGACGAAACAGAAGAAGAAAATGAATCTGTAACTAGTGAGGATATGGAAGAAGGAAGTGAAGATGGTGAATTAAGAAGTGTCCAGCAGAATGTCGAAGGTCAAGCTGGGTCATCAACCCAGGAACATATgg AAACTTTACCAGATAAGAGCAGAATAGAAGAGGATCCAAATGTGTCAG